The following coding sequences lie in one Apium graveolens cultivar Ventura chromosome 1, ASM990537v1, whole genome shotgun sequence genomic window:
- the LOC141722027 gene encoding F-box/LRR-repeat protein At4g14103-like: protein MAVLSKLEKLSNIDRISDLPDPLLLHILSFLPVKSAASTCSLSKRWQHLYMSLPNLDFHDDDFRENPTNFIKSVDYMLMTTENNVMLNRFSLSCEGDDVDADHVDSWLWRPLRYYNVQVLKLSLALTSPYKLPDHVYICTTLQVLSLNWNIIIDVPQFFSLPRLNVLELCDVTFSSTEAFDKLLINCPVLENLVIRDCDCLTGNHVKIFGNALKTLRLQYSAHFEQEVELEFLIDAPAVVNLYVDRSEAVEIKTHMLFLETATIDGYPKAQWHVSSVQTDGLFRFLGMISHVRRLTLTSDIIVAIKRAAVCKVPTFHNLTDLQLLFDGVAAPAAGWSLLPKILASSPILVNLVFPHGLARDFYAERRLSGFAFIPPKTVPECLSSNLKSIEIRDFRGIAQEFGIIQYLLKHGRVLNKMSIDCSHLWLKEMTVGVKRKRHRPLILSEIKKKLSEFHRCSTSCKLHLSP, encoded by the exons ATGGCTGTACTTTCCAAACTTGAAAAGCTTTCAAATATTGATAGAATTAGCGATTTGCCTGACCCCCTTCTACTCCACATTCTTTCTTTTCTTCCAGTTAAATCTGCTGCAAGCACTTGTTCTTTGTCAAAAAGGTGGCAACATCTTTATATGTCACTCCCAAATCTCGATTTTCATGATGATGACTTTCGTGAAAACCCCACAAATTTCATTAAATCTGTTGATTACATGTTGATGACCACGGAGAATAATGTGATGCTTAATAGATTCAGTTTGAGTTGCGAAGGTGATGATGTTGATGCGGATCATGTTGATTCTTGGTTATGGAGGCCTCTTCGATACTACAATGTGCAAGTCCTTAAATTATCACTTGCTCTTACAAGCCCATATAAATTACCAGATCATGTTTATATCTGCACAACCCTTCAAGTTCTGAGCCTCAATTGGAACATAATAATTGATGTTCCTCAGTTTTTTAGTCTGCCGAGGCTCAATGTCCTTGAGCTTTGCGATGTTACGTTTTCTAGTACTGAGGCGTTTGACAAGCTTTTGATTAATTGCCCGGTGCTTGAAAACTTGGTTATTCGAGATTGTGATTGTCTTACTGGCAACCATGTTAAGATTTTTGGAAATGCGTTGAAGACTTTGCGGTTACAGTACTCTGCTCACTTTGAACAAGAAGTTGAATTAGAGTTTTTGATTGATGCACCAGCTGTAGTGAATCTTTATGTTGACAGATCTGAAGCTGTAGAGATTAAAACACATATGTTATTCCTCGAAACTGCAACTATTGATGGCTATCCCAAAGCACAATGGCATGTAAGCAGTGTACAAACGGATGGCTTGTTTAGATTTCTTGGAATGATTTCGCATGTCAGGCGTCTGACTTTAACCAGCGACATTATTGTG GCCATCAAGCGTGCTGCGGTGTGTAAGGTCCCTACGTTTCATAACTTGACTGACTTGCAACTTCTATTTGATGGGGTGGCTGCACCCGCGGCTGGTTGGTCTTTGTTGCCAAAGATATTGGCAAGCTCACCAATCCTTGTTAATCTCGTGTTTCCACAT GGACTTGCTCGGGATTTCTACGCTGAACGCAGACTTTCTGGCTTCGCTTTTATTCCACCAAAAACTGTTCCAGAATGCTTATCCTCTAACCTTAAAAGTATTGAAATTAGAGATTTCCGCGGAATAGCCCAAGAGTTTGGTATCATTCAATACTTGCTGAAGCATGGGAGAGTTTTAAACAAGATGTCAATTGATTGTTCCCATttgtggttaaaggaaatgacGGTGGGTGTGAAGAGGAAGCGGCACCGACCCTTGATACTTAGTGAAATAAAAAAGAAGCTGTCAGAGTTTCACAGATGTTCAACATCCTGCAAGCTTCATCTCAGTCCTTAA